From a region of the Chitinophaga caseinilytica genome:
- a CDS encoding ROK family transcriptional regulator has product MGQPTFFEELNDENIGGVAYKNLNLKKKILAYFTQHNDATIADLARELNASTPKVTHLLNDLLQEGLVNDYGKIDSTGGRKPNIYGIAPDAGFFVGVEVKKFHINIGLLDFKRNLVKSMEKIPYELQNTAASLDELCSIISRFIDELSVPREKIMGMGVNLTGRINYATGYSYSFFHFNEEPLSKVIESKVGIRTFLENDSRAMAYGEFSSGTVNQEKNVLFINLDHGIGLGILINGQLYYGKSGFAGEFGHIPFFNNELICHCGKKGCLETEASGQALVRNFQAKLREGFSTVVMRKHKQPDQVTLDDIIQAANSDDTLAIELVAEIGEKLGKGIAVLINLFNPELVILGGSLSTTGDIIRLPIKSAINKYSLSLVNNDTQLMLSRLGEKAGVIGACLLVRNKLLSLA; this is encoded by the coding sequence ATGGGTCAACCGACATTTTTTGAAGAACTGAACGATGAGAACATCGGCGGGGTAGCATACAAGAATCTAAATCTGAAAAAGAAAATCCTGGCATATTTCACCCAGCACAACGATGCCACGATCGCCGACCTGGCGCGGGAACTGAACGCTTCCACGCCCAAGGTGACCCATTTGCTGAACGATCTGCTGCAGGAAGGGCTGGTGAACGATTACGGAAAGATCGACAGCACCGGCGGCCGCAAACCCAACATTTACGGCATAGCGCCCGACGCGGGATTTTTCGTGGGGGTGGAAGTGAAGAAATTCCATATCAACATCGGCCTGCTCGATTTCAAGCGCAACCTCGTCAAAAGCATGGAAAAGATACCGTACGAACTGCAGAATACGGCCGCATCGCTCGACGAGCTTTGCAGCATCATTTCCCGGTTCATCGACGAACTATCTGTTCCCCGCGAAAAGATCATGGGCATGGGCGTGAACCTCACCGGCCGCATCAACTACGCCACCGGTTACAGTTACAGCTTCTTCCATTTCAACGAAGAGCCCCTCAGCAAGGTGATCGAGTCGAAAGTCGGCATCCGCACCTTCCTGGAAAACGACTCCCGCGCCATGGCCTACGGCGAATTCAGCAGCGGCACCGTCAACCAGGAAAAAAACGTCCTTTTCATCAACCTCGACCACGGCATCGGGCTCGGTATTCTCATCAACGGACAGCTCTACTACGGCAAATCCGGCTTTGCGGGAGAATTCGGGCACATCCCTTTTTTCAATAACGAACTGATCTGCCATTGCGGGAAGAAAGGTTGCCTGGAGACGGAAGCCTCCGGGCAGGCGCTCGTCCGGAATTTCCAGGCCAAACTGCGCGAAGGTTTCTCCACCGTAGTAATGCGCAAGCACAAGCAACCCGACCAGGTGACGCTGGACGATATCATCCAGGCCGCCAACAGCGACGACACCCTCGCCATCGAGCTCGTAGCCGAGATCGGGGAAAAACTGGGCAAAGGCATCGCCGTCCTCATCAACCTTTTCAACCCCGAGCTCGTGATCCTCGGCGGCAGCCTGAGCACCACGGGCGACATCATCCGGCTTCCCATCAAATCGGCCATCAATAAATATTCCCTCAGCCTCGTCAACAACGATACGCAGCTCATGCTGTCGCGCCTCGGCGAAAAAGCGGGCGTCATCGGCGCTTGCCTGTTGGTGCGCAACAAGTTATTATCCCTCGCCTGA
- a CDS encoding PhzF family phenazine biosynthesis protein: MKSEQNTMPYYVLDVFTNERFKGNPLPVVVTGKPLETSLYQQISREFGYLETSFMHYSKEDKALRVRSFTRNGREISGAGHNLLGAVCLAVLKDMNVFRVQEGVPSVIMKDRRIQLNIENNSNDLPFIGMLQQAPRYGNTVPAEDIAAALHLEPEDVKLFDWHPTVVTTEVSHLMVPLRNIDALNRATPNTGALHNIATGYGFQGCYCFVITDKDTPQIAQARFFHPAGGEDAATGSAAGPLGGFLFQKGYIHKDKEYAILQGVKLQQPSILRFRFTGAGIWVSGASTIVMEGILHV, from the coding sequence ATGAAATCCGAACAGAACACCATGCCCTATTATGTTCTCGATGTTTTTACCAATGAACGTTTTAAAGGCAATCCCTTACCCGTGGTGGTAACCGGCAAACCGCTGGAAACCTCGCTTTACCAACAAATCTCCCGCGAATTCGGCTACCTCGAAACTTCTTTCATGCACTATTCGAAAGAAGACAAGGCCCTCCGCGTCCGCTCCTTCACCCGCAACGGCCGCGAAATTTCCGGCGCGGGGCATAACCTGCTGGGCGCCGTTTGCCTCGCCGTGCTCAAAGACATGAACGTTTTCCGCGTACAGGAAGGCGTTCCGTCGGTCATCATGAAAGACCGGCGCATCCAGCTTAACATCGAAAACAACAGTAACGACCTCCCCTTCATCGGCATGCTGCAACAGGCACCCCGCTACGGCAACACCGTTCCCGCGGAAGACATCGCCGCCGCGCTGCACCTGGAACCGGAAGACGTGAAGCTGTTCGACTGGCACCCTACCGTTGTGACCACCGAAGTATCGCACCTCATGGTGCCCCTCCGCAATATCGACGCGCTCAACCGCGCCACGCCGAACACCGGCGCCCTGCACAACATCGCCACGGGATACGGGTTCCAGGGCTGTTACTGCTTCGTGATCACGGACAAGGACACGCCGCAGATCGCGCAGGCGCGATTTTTCCACCCGGCCGGCGGGGAAGACGCGGCTACGGGATCGGCCGCAGGGCCGCTGGGCGGCTTTCTTTTCCAGAAAGGGTACATCCACAAAGACAAGGAATACGCCATTTTACAGGGCGTGAAGCTCCAGCAACCCTCCATACTGCGATTCCGCTTCACCGGAGCGGGGATCTGGGTGAGCGGGGCGTCGACCATTGTAATGGAAGGTATTTTACACGTGTAG
- a CDS encoding helix-turn-helix transcriptional regulator has translation MSIPTMEMELSTKIAQLELVSEDLPAVIIIHNILTQTVEYMSPWGQRILRTNLQELKDMGIAYFHRFFNPAEMDDYVPRIMQMIQENKEREFVSFFHQVRPSAADEWQWYLGATRIFFRNADGLPTHCITFALPVEQAHYINAKVNRLLEENTFLRANKHIFGGLTHREKEVLTLMGLGRNTAEMATQLNISEKTVSTHRRNIKNKLHAQSSYDVTRFAQAFDLI, from the coding sequence ATGAGCATCCCTACCATGGAAATGGAACTGTCAACCAAGATCGCACAACTGGAGCTGGTCAGCGAAGATCTCCCGGCCGTCATTATCATACATAATATTCTCACGCAAACGGTGGAGTACATGTCTCCCTGGGGCCAGCGGATCCTCCGCACCAACCTGCAGGAACTCAAAGACATGGGCATCGCCTATTTCCACCGGTTCTTCAATCCCGCGGAGATGGACGATTACGTGCCCCGCATCATGCAGATGATACAGGAAAACAAGGAGCGTGAATTCGTCTCTTTCTTCCACCAGGTGCGGCCTTCCGCAGCCGACGAATGGCAATGGTACCTCGGCGCCACGCGCATTTTCTTCCGCAACGCCGACGGGTTGCCCACGCATTGCATCACCTTCGCCCTGCCCGTAGAACAGGCGCATTACATCAACGCGAAAGTGAACCGGCTGCTGGAAGAAAATACTTTCCTGCGCGCCAACAAGCATATCTTCGGCGGGCTCACGCACCGCGAAAAGGAAGTGCTGACGCTCATGGGCCTGGGCCGTAATACCGCTGAAATGGCCACCCAGCTGAACATTTCGGAGAAAACGGTGTCTACCCATCGCCGCAATATCAAAAACAAACTGCACGCACAATCCAGCTACGACGTTACGCGGTTCGCGCAGGCGTTCGACCTCATTTAG